One genomic region from Xenopus laevis strain J_2021 chromosome 2L, Xenopus_laevis_v10.1, whole genome shotgun sequence encodes:
- the tmem248.L gene encoding uncharacterized protein LOC379429 isoform X1: MTLFTWSLCLKGWFTFKGIETKMILTLHPLENLKSYINSRPPLVIFMVSVSGMAIAFLTLGYFFKMKEIKSPEMTEDWNTFLLRFNNLDLCVSDNETLKHFLNETTPPESTVTSGQARSSTQTPQALEDSGPINISVAITLTLDPLKPFGGYSRNITHLSSTIFGHQIGLSGRDSHEEMNITFTLPAAWNSDECIVHGHCEQVVFTTCMTVTAVASVFPVTVQPPHCIPETYSNASLWYKMFTTARDSGTKNAHDYNPFWCYKGAIGKVYHALNPKLTVIVSEDDRSLINLHLMDTSYFLFVMVITMFCYAAIRGRPSKLRQSNSEFRPEKVALSDA; the protein is encoded by the exons GGTATTGAGACCAAAATGATTCTGACCTTACATCCCCTGGAGAACCTGAAGTCCTACATCAACAGCCGGCCACCTCTGgtgatttttatggtcagtgtaagTGGAATGGCCATAGCCTTCCTAACACTTGGTTATTTCTTCAAAATGAAAGAGATCAAGTCACCGGAAATGACTGAG GACTGGAACACCTTCCTCCTGAGGTTTAACAATCTGGACTTGTGTGTATCTGACAATGAAACCTTAAAGCATTTTTTGAATGAAACCACCCCTCCTGAGAGCACAGTAACTTCCGGTCAAGCAAGGTCATCCACACAAACACCTCAAGCTCTAGAGGACTCTGGACCCATAAATATTTCTGTGGCAATTACCTTGACTTTAGATCCACTTAAACCCTTTGGTGGATATTCCCGTAACATCACACACCTGAGCTCAACCATTTTTGGTCATCAGATTGGTCTTTCAG GCAGAGATTCCCACGAGGAGATGAATATTACGTTCACTTTGCCTGCTGCGTGGAACTCTGATGAGTGTATTGTCCATGGGCACTGTGAGCAGGTGGTATTTACTACATGTATGACCGTCACTGCAGTGGCCAGTGTGTTTCCAGTCACAGT TCAGCCTCCTCACTGTATTCCTGAGACATACAGCAACGCTTCTTTGTGGTACAAGATGTTCACCACTGCTCGTGACTCAGGGACAAAGAACGCACACGACTATAATCCTTTCTGGTGTTACAAGGGAGCAATAGGCAAGGTGTACCATGCTTTAAATCCCAAACTCACAGTTATTGTGTCAGAG GATGACCGTTCACTCATAAACCTGCATTTGATGGACACAAGTTACTTCCTCTTCGTGATGGTCATCACCATGTTCTGTTATGCAGCGATCCGAGGTAGACCAAGTAAACTAAGACAAAGCAACTCTGAGTTCCGCCCCGAAAAG GTTGCCCTGTCTGATGCATAA
- the tmem248.L gene encoding uncharacterized protein LOC379429 (The RefSeq protein has 1 substitution compared to this genomic sequence), which yields MILTLHPLENLKSYINSRPPLVIFMVSVSGMAIAFLTLGYFFKMKEIKSPEMTEDWNTFLLRFNNLDLCVSDNETLKHFLNETTPPESTVTSGQARSSTQTPQALEDSGPINISVAITLTLDPLKPFGGYSRNITHLSSTIFGHQIGLSGRDSHEEMNITFTLPAAWNSDECIVHGHCEQVVFTTCMTVTAVASVFPVTVQPPHCIPETYSNASLWYKMFTTARDSGTKNAHDYNPFWCYKGAIGKVYHALNPKLTVIVSEDDRSLINLHLMDTSYFLFVMVITMFCYAAIRGRPSKLRQSNFEFRPEKVALSDA from the exons ATGATTCTGACCTTACATCCCCTGGAGAACCTGAAGTCCTACATCAACAGCCGGCCACCTCTGgtgatttttatggtcagtgtaagTGGAATGGCCATAGCCTTCCTAACACTTGGTTATTTCTTCAAAATGAAAGAGATCAAGTCACCGGAAATGACTGAG GACTGGAACACCTTCCTCCTGAGGTTTAACAATCTGGACTTGTGTGTATCTGACAATGAAACCTTAAAGCATTTTTTGAATGAAACCACCCCTCCTGAGAGCACAGTAACTTCCGGTCAAGCAAGGTCATCCACACAAACACCTCAAGCTCTAGAGGACTCTGGACCCATAAATATTTCTGTGGCAATTACCTTGACTTTAGATCCACTTAAACCCTTTGGTGGATATTCCCGTAACATCACACACCTGAGCTCAACCATTTTTGGTCATCAGATTGGTCTTTCAG GCAGAGATTCCCACGAGGAGATGAATATTACGTTCACTTTGCCTGCTGCGTGGAACTCTGATGAGTGTATTGTCCATGGGCACTGTGAGCAGGTGGTATTTACTACATGTATGACCGTCACTGCAGTGGCCAGTGTGTTTCCAGTCACAGT TCAGCCTCCTCACTGTATTCCTGAGACATACAGCAACGCTTCTTTGTGGTACAAGATGTTCACCACTGCTCGTGACTCAGGGACAAAGAACGCACACGACTATAATCCTTTCTGGTGTTACAAGGGAGCAATAGGCAAGGTGTACCATGCTTTAAATCCCAAACTCACAGTTATTGTGTCAGAG GATGACCGTTCACTCATAAACCTGCATTTGATGGACACAAGTTACTTCCTCTTCGTGATGGTCATCACCATGTTCTGTTATGCAGCGATCCGAGGTAGACCAAGTAAACTAAGACAAAGCAACTCTGAGTTCCGCCCCGAAAAG GTTGCCCTGTCTGATGCATAA